The Cryptomeria japonica unplaced genomic scaffold, Sugi_1.0 HiC_scaffold_28, whole genome shotgun sequence DNA window AATGTGTTGGATGTATACTTGTATAATCTTAAAGTATGGGTGCAATTGAGCGACAATAAAATGTGCTAGTGTAGAGCTATATACCTAGAAACCAAATATTTGGTAATCTCATAATTATAGATAGTATGGCATGCATACATGCAATCCTCAACTAAAGTTCTCggtagatttagatagcactagaaCATTCATATTGTCACTAATTCTGAGGATTAGAGAAAGATTTGAGAACTTACCCTTGTTGactatttttacaaattttgtatGAAGGTATTTTGGGCTACAACAGAGCTGAGGCGTATTATCTCTTGTTTAATAGCAATGTTCATAATTAAAATCAATACTGATTTACGCGTACTTTTATTATCTATCAGATTACTGATGACACGTGATTGTTTTCTATGACAATCAAAAGCTAATTTGTATCATCCACAGCTATGAACTCCTGCATAGTTGATTTCATTTCACGCTAAAGGTTAAGCTTTGAAGTTAAATTAATTCAATAATGAATGTGACAACATGTTAAATATATACATCCAGATAAAAAGAATAATTCAATAACCAACACAGTTGTGGTGACATTGCGGCGCAGAACGTTGGACGTTGATGTCATCTGGAGTTGAGTGAGACATGAATTATTCCTCTTCTGATGGCTGCGTCCATTTGCCATCTGGACCTTTAACGAGGCCCTTGTTCTGTTCCTGCCACCATTTTGGAGGAATTTCATATTTCTCGCGCAATAAATCACAGCTCTTATTAACCAGAGCATGATCTCTTCCACTCCAAGAAAACGGCTGCTTACTTCCAACATACCCGTCCAGTAAATGCAAGTAAAGCTCTAAATTATGAAAGTAGGCAAGATTATGGGTGTGCTGAATGAATGGAGAATTGTTGTGTAAAGGAAGCTCGAAGCCAACATGAAAGTATGTCCACGGAAGCCAATGCAGCAATTTGCTGAGGCATCCCACGTTCTCGTTCATACAAACTCCGGGCACTTTGGGAACCACGTCACGCTTGTTCACAAACCTCAGCACTTTCACTCCAATCTCCTCCACCCGTTTAGCAAACGCAAGATTTCCCACCCGGGGAGAGGCAAAAGCGAAGACGGTGACGGGAATTTGATGAAAATTATGCTTGGTGCAAAGCATTTGTTTGATATCATAAGCGCTCAAGGTTGCAAGAGCAGCTCCTAAGCTGTGTCCCGTAAATGTTATGCTTAAATTGTCCATCTCTTTTTCATAAACTTGAATCAATCGTTCTATCTCTGAGACTACCAAATCTCTGGTGCTGATGTTCACAGTGGCTCCTGCAGCGCCTTGACGGTGACGGACAGTTGAAGTATAGCAGCTCAGGAATCCTCTCTCAATTAGTACTCCATCCGCGAAATGATGCTCTTGGTTTTTGCCTGTCCTCTTGCATCTATAGGATAATCTTGTAGGTACAAGAATATCTCTCAGGTCTTCTATCCATTCTTCAGCAGTCTGAGTTCCTCTCCATGCAATCACTATGTCTCGTCGTCCAAGCCTTCTTATCTCATTTGGATCCGTGCAAACTGCAATAAAACCCAACCAAACACCTTGGTCTTTTGGTTTCTCACCAAAAACTTGATTTAACAGATTAGTATTGGCGTAAACATATTTAGTGACTTGGTAGCCACTTTCAGACATGCCCATCTTATTGAACAGATCTCTTTTACTGTGATAACATGTGCCGTAGTTTTTGGAGTAGCTTTTGCCATCAAATGCGTCGTAACAAAGCTGTGCCAAATTCCCATATCTGAGAGCTTCAGCTTTCAAATTGGGCACCATGGGATCAAGCAAACCATTCCAATTATGGgcaccttgtatatctctccataCGTCACATAGCTGAGGCTGCGTTGAGTTAGTTTGGGAACTGGGTAATAATACAGCATTATCTTCAAGCTGGGGCAATGGAAATACGGCCATTGATTGACTGATAGAAATTAAGGAATCAATCAAATAATTGTGTCTGATTTCTGGGATGTCAAACAATGATCGGCCAGACAAAGCGTTCGAGGATGAATACAAGGTTTAAGACGAGCACCTTATAAATAGAAAATCACGCACTACAATAGCAGACAATCACGCACTACAATAGCAGACAAAGTAGAATTTCAATCTTCCAACCTGAACTTCTTCTTGTTGACGAGAATTGGGCATATAAGGCTTTGACTTCCCTTGTTCTTCCCGCGTTGTTGTTTTCAAACCTAACGTTCAGACACTAGATTAATACTACAGTATTTATTCAAAGACTATAATCAGAAGGTGTCAAGCTCCCCCACACAGATTGCAATATATTTTTTCAGCCGCCTTCACATCATGTATCTCGTGAATTTCCATCGCCACACTCAGATTGTCTGGCCAGGGGTTCCTAACTTTCAAATTAGCAAAACCCATGACCGCTATTTCTTTGTATCAATGCAAACTGCGCATTTTCtaacattttaatatttaaaaggaaAGATCATAAATTTGTGTGTTAAGATCTTGTTTAGGTATAAAACTGGTATCAAAAAGTTTGACAGGGATTTCCTAATTTTCTTGAATGTAAAAGTGAACATTTTTCAAAGGGGCATTTGTAACTTGGGTAAGAACAAGCTATAAATAAACCGACAGAAATGTTGTTTATGTCAAGGTGTGGAAAGTAATTAAGGATGGACTCAGATCATGCGTGGTTTTAAGATAGACACATCTCACATGACACATGATATAAAAAAGATCCTTTTCGCTCCATTTTATCTAGGTTGATGtcaaattttgtgattttatatgttgaaatcacatattttgattgtggtgttttatgttttaaaaaacatgtctatgtttggatatctgtgtttacatttattgatgaagtatttgagATATTTATAAGAGAACTCCATTAATTCAGTTTTATATCTTCCTACACATCTATTATTCGTTAACCCAACTCTAGATTAGGATTTtctaaaaaaatgtgaaaaaatatcTAACTAATTCAAGTCAAGTGTTAACCTTGTATCATTTGTCActttctttataatttttaaaatctttgtGAGCTTAAAATCTCATGTCCTTGTGTATATAAACTAGTTTGGAGGGCTAAAATTGCAACAAGTTTTACATAGTGGGTCCAAGAATTTGCTAATTTACACAAAATTGATCGACAATTGTtagaaaatcaatcaaacattgtggctCACCTTGAATTGCGAATAATATGGCAACTATATTTGATGGGTAGAAGTGTAGATCCCTTAGGGATTTGTATTGACTTTATGgaatcattgtattttttttctaagtgtatccTTTTGCTTGTGAAATCCAATAGAGAGGTCTGTTTTAAAATCAATTTGTTGATCGATGGTCATCCCCAAACTTGCCATACTTAATACTTGCAAATGTGGTTGCAACTTTAGGTTTCCATCACCGATCATCTTGATTGCATTTTCAATCAAATAATTCATTTCCGCGGGATAGTAAATTATTCCTATAAAAATTGAAATACATATGAAAACTATTACGCAATGAATGTAAACTATAAAACTTTACCTTATGAAGCAGACATTGCAAATGAAGTTGAAACAATAATACCTATTTAACCATGTATAATTAATGTTGAAGATACAACATAGTTGTTTCCAAGATGAATTAATTTTTTGAAGTGTAATACATTTAGATAGGTTATACATATTTTTTGAATAATACATGTCAATTTTCTTGTTTTGATGTTTTACAACAAGATAATGTCTTATGGAAGTTTACACTCTACATAATTAGAAAGAATGAATGGTGGTGAGTAAAAAGGGATACAAAATATGAGCAATATTCTATACGACTTGTAAAATGCCAATAATCtaaaaataacatttatttttacaaacataaatataaatgtGGATTAGAATGAGTGAATTAAAGATTTTTTAGTTATTACTAAGCTAAAAAATTATAATGAATTTATGTAAAATGGTAATAATTATTGATATAAACATATAGTTCCTATTATTGGTTTAGTTATGATTGATTAAAGCAAGATAGGCCTGGACCTCTTACATAACCACTATAAAGAAGCTACTTGAAGACAGAGGACCAGAGGAGGTCATACGGGCCCCACTAGGTAAGGTTGAAGCCAAATGAAACTTATAAAGTCTTAGAATTAAACCCTGGTGAAGAGGGAGAGTGTTCTTGGAAACCACCGACTGAGATAAGGAGGAgcaaatccataattttttttaaaatttagctcCTATTATTGGTGTAGTAAAAATATTAGTTAGAACTTTTATTATGTGCCAACAATTGTAAGTAATTCAAATGAAATGTGGGACGTAAtttgcaattaattaattattgctaGTAGGTATGATCACTTGTAAATACATCTATCACTAATTGTTGGAGAACAgtaatagaaatttaaaataggaagcaactcaagaaaagaacaaaaacttgaaatataaaaaataaagttattatattttattaatgtaagCAGCTAGAGAGGTGGGAATGGCGGGAACAACTGGAGTGACTGGTTTGAATTCGAATGGAGCAGGAGCAGGAGCGGGAAGATTGGGTGATGAAGGTTTCGGAGGCTCCCACGTGATGTAATCCATGGGAGAAACAAAACCTAAAGCTTCTGATGGCAGTCTCAACGGGTTTTGGGATGGGGACACCTTGCCGGTACCAACAAAAGAAAAAACTGACTTTACTGTTTTACCTTGTGGTGGGGAGGGTCCCAGAAAGTTTGTGGAGAATCTTAGGAAACCGGGATCTCTAGACTGCAACAGAAAATGGTCTACTTTATTTGGGTCAAACCTCAAATGCAAGGCTATTGCGCCTCTTCCCCATAAAGTGGACCTGAAGTTTGGCTCTTGTTCAATTTCTATTCCAGATTGTATCGTGGAAAAGAATATGGCTAATCTGACCCCTGTCCTGGTTGGCAAGTTTATTGGCCCTCGACCTAATATTGAAGCTGTTAGGGATTCGGTGTCTCGTAAATGGAAGGGAAAGGGTCAAATTGATGTGGTTTCCATGTCTAATggttttttctccttctcctttgccTGTGAGGAGGACCTTCGATCTTTCTTAGCGGGTGGTCCCTGGATGTTAGGCAAATCATCGTTGGCTCTCAAGAAATGGGAACTAGGCTTTAACCCAAAGGAATGGGAATGTAATGAGGCCCCTATTTGGGTGCGGCTACcaaattttcctatggagttctagGGTGAAGAAATCTTTGCTGGGATTGTTGGATGCTTTGGTGAGCTCCTTTCAGTTGACCCAGTGACCTCTGCGAAGACGCGTCTAGTGTATGCTAGAATCTGTGTGAATGTTAAACAATCTGCTAATTTGCCAAAGGAGATTGGCCCCTTCTCTAAGCTGGGCAAATGGGTTTAGAAAGTCgagtatgaatctattccctttacttgtttccattgtaaaaaagttggtCATTGGGCCAGGGAATGCCCTTCTAAGCCTATGCCtaagaggagttggaagaagaaaaatgagacaaagggggtGGATTTGGTGGAGTCTCCGTCCTTAGATCCCACTCCATGTATGGATGGAATGAATAATATCCCATGTGTTCAGGTTGGTCCAGATCCAAATCCTTCAAACCTAGATCCCTTGAATGAGGGGGGGGGGATGCAGGGGGAAGTTTGAAGCCCGAGGAGATTTCTAATGGGGATAAGTCTATGACGGAGGTTCATAGGGTTAAGGATCCTTGCATCCACCTTGTTGTTGATGTTGGGAATTTATTGGATTCAAACATTACTGACGATGTGACCCAGGATGATGATAATCCAAATCTGTTTATTGAGGTAAAAACTAAGCACAAAAAAAGGAACTCCCCAAATGGTCATTTATTAACACTGGTTTCTAGTGGTGTTAAGAC harbors:
- the LOC131861597 gene encoding phospholipase A1-Igamma1, chloroplastic-like, encoding MAVFPLPQLEDNAVLLPSSQTNSTQPQLCDVWRDIQGAHNWNGLLDPMVPNLKAEALRYGNLAQLCYDAFDGKSYSKNYGTCYHSKRDLFNKMGMSESGYQVTKYVYANTNLLNQVFGEKPKDQGVWLGFIAVCTDPNEIRRLGRRDIVIAWRGTQTAEEWIEDLRDILVPTRLSYRCKRTGKNQEHHFADGVLIERGFLSCYTSTVRHRQGAAGATVNISTRDLVVSEIERLIQVYEKEMDNLSITFTGHSLGAALATLSAYDIKQMLCTKHNFHQIPVTVFAFASPRVGNLAFAKRVEEIGVKVLRFVNKRDVVPKVPGVCMNENVGCLSKLLHWLPWTYFHVGFELPLHNNSPFIQHTHNLAYFHNLELYLHLLDGYVGSKQPFSWSGRDHALVNKSCDLLREKYEIPPKWWQEQNKGLVKGPDGKWTQPSEEE